GATGGGGATGAGCGCGGCGCGGACCACGAGCACCAGCCCCACGATGGAGAGGACCCACGTGGTTCCGTTGTCGGGGTCGAGTCCGAGGCTCGTCCAAAGGGTGTGGAAGCCGACAAGGATGAGTTCGATGACCCACTTGATCGGCCACAGGATCGTTCCGAGGAAGTCCATGAGGTGGTCGTTAGCCCTTTCCGTGGCTGGGTGCGACGACGAATCCGAGCCTCGTGCGTCGGTACTGCTGGACCCGACGAGCGGGGACGTCGTCGATGCCGCCCTCCGCCCAGGGGTGGCACCGGCACACGCGCCATGCCGCGAGGGCACCGCCGCGCAGGAGGCCGTGCTCCTGCACCGCCTCGAGCCCGTAGGCCGAGCAGGAGGGGTAGTACCTGCAGACGTCCCCGTAGAGAGGGGAGACGAGGCGCCGGTAGACGCTGATGACGGCGATGCCCGCGTTCCGGGGCGCCAGGACGAGGGAGGTCAGTGCCCTCTTCATATCGTCCTCACGGCTCGCGTCACGGCTGACGCGATCTCCTCCTGCAGGGTAACCCACGGTGTCCGCTCCATGCCTGGCAGTACGCGGATCACCACGGATGCGCCGGCGGGTGCGCCGTCGAGCAATGCGGCCGTGACCGCCTTCAACCGACGCCGGACCAGGTTGCGCGTCACGGCGTTGCCCACCTTCTTCGACACGATGAACCCGAAGCGAGTCGGCGCGTCAGCGGGGCCGGCGAGCGCGTAGACGACGGCCGTCGCGGTGGTGGACCGGCGTCCCCGTCGGACGATGGTGCGGTAGTCCGC
This is a stretch of genomic DNA from Clavibacter zhangzhiyongii. It encodes these proteins:
- the yidD gene encoding membrane protein insertion efficiency factor YidD; its protein translation is MKRALTSLVLAPRNAGIAVISVYRRLVSPLYGDVCRYYPSCSAYGLEAVQEHGLLRGGALAAWRVCRCHPWAEGGIDDVPARRVQQYRRTRLGFVVAPSHGKG
- the rnpA gene encoding ribonuclease P protein component, whose product is MLARRNRVTSGADYRTIVRRGRRSTTATAVVYALAGPADAPTRFGFIVSKKVGNAVTRNLVRRRLKAVTAALLDGAPAGASVVIRVLPGMERTPWVTLQEEIASAVTRAVRTI